From Coffea arabica cultivar ET-39 chromosome 9c, Coffea Arabica ET-39 HiFi, whole genome shotgun sequence, one genomic window encodes:
- the LOC113708833 gene encoding alkaline ceramidase-like — protein sequence MADGLSSFWGPVTSTNEWCEKNYVYSSYIAEFFNTLSNIPCILLALIGLVNSSRQRFEKRFSVLHLSNMILAIWNILYHATLYRVLQQSDETPVIWETLLYIYVLYSPDWHYRRTMPTFLVVYGAAFAIVHSHMQLGIGFKVHFLMLCLLCIPRMYKYYLYTDDLRAKRVAKVYAVTLVAGTLCWLFDRVLCRDSWPVNPQGHAMWHVFMGINSYFANTFLMFCRAQQRGWAPKVVHYMGILPYVKIRKPKVR from the exons ATGGCTGACGGATTATCAAGCTTTTGGGGTCCGGTCACATCCACCAATGAGTGGTGTGAGAAGAATTATGTATACTCTTCTTATATTGCTGAATTCTTCAACACCCTATCAAATATTCCATGCATACTTTTGGCTCTCATTGGCCTTGTGAATTCTTCAAGGCAACGGTTTGAGAAGAGATTCAGTGTTCttcatttatcaaacatgaTACTAGCAATTTGGAACATTTTATACCATGCTACATTATATCGCGT GCTACAGCAAAGTGATGAAACTCCGGTGATATGGGAAACTCTCCTTTACATCTATGTCTTGTACTCACCAGACTGGCATTATCGCAGAACAATGCCAACCTTCCTAGTCGTCTATGGAGCTGCTTTCGCAATAGTCCATTCACATATGCAATTGGGTATTGGCTTCAAGGTGCATTTCCTGATGCTGTGCCTTCTGTGCATTCCTCGGATGTACAAATATTACTTGTACACAGACGATCTGCGTGCTAAACGGGTTGCAAAGGTATATGCAGTTACCCTAGTTGCTGGCACTCTGTGCTGGCTGTTTGACCGTGTTCTCTGCAGGGATAGCTGGCCTGTCAATCCACAGGGACATGCCATGTGGCACGTTTTCATGGGTATTAATTCTTACTTCGCCAACACATTTTTGATGTTTTGCCGTGCTCAACAGCGCGGTTGGGCCCCAAAAGTGGTGCACTACATGGGCATTCTTCCTTACGTGAAAATTCGAAAACCAAAAGTCCGATGA
- the LOC113708834 gene encoding mavicyanin-like — protein MAQMMSAGGSNSKGLMTLLLLFLLFLGIGGKRVAAQVHHVVGDDNGWTPSTDLGSWLTGRVFRVGDKIWFAYPATEERILELQTSEEFFTCDLSNPIRMYTSGLDKIPLESEGVRFFTSGSSDSCKNGLKLPVKVHPQVKNETLADGPTSPAAAPHFPGLSVALFVGLALFCVGM, from the exons ATGGCACAGATGATGAGTGCCGGAGGATCCAATTCGAAGGGGCTAATGACCCTGCTGCTGCTGTTTCTTCTCTTTCTGGGCATTGGAGGGAAAAGGGTTGCTGCTCAAGTGCACCATGTGGTCGGCGACGACAACGGTTGGACACCTTCCACAGATCTAGGTTCTTGGCTTACAGGCAGAGTCTTCAGGGTCGGTGACAAAATCT GGTTTGCCTACCCAGCAACTGAAGAGAGAATCCTGGAGCTCCAAACATCCGAAGAGTTCTTTACTTGTGATCTATCCAATCCCATCAGAATGTACACCAGCGGCCTGGATAAGATACCCCTCGAGAGTGAGGGCGTCAGATTCTTCACCAGTGGCAGCTCGGACAGCTGCAAAAATGGATTGAAGCTCCCAGTGAAGGTGCATCctcaagtgaaaaatgagaccCTTGCTGATGGCCCCACATCACCAGCTGCTGCACCCCACTTCCCTGGCCTCTCTGTTGCACTATTTGTTGGATTGGCTCTCTTCTGCGTGGGCATGTAA
- the LOC113708646 gene encoding transcription initiation factor IIF subunit alpha-like isoform X1 — protein sequence MSIDLILKPSCSGCGSTAELYGSTCKHLTLCVTCGKTMAENRAKCYECGTPITRLIREYNVRACSSNDKNYFIGRFITGLPNFSKKKSENKWSLQKEGLMGRQVTDTLREKYKNKPWLLEDETGTQYHGQLEGAQSATYYLLMLQGREFVAIPAGSWYNFNKVAQYKQLTLEEAEEKMKNRRKTADGYQRWMMKAANNGPAAFGEVEKIDDKEAGAGGGRGRKKAGGDDEEANASDRGEEDEEEEAARKNRLGLNQKGGDDDEEGPRGGDLDLDDDDIEKGDDWEHEEIFTDDDETCYTEEREELAPEIPAPPEIKQDDEDEEEGDEEEGGGLSKSGKELKKLLGRANGLNDSDAEDEDDDDDDMEDDISPVLAPKQKETLKEEPTENISPLKSAAPGPSRGTPPTSKSAKGKRKSNGEEVKAANGTPLKKVKSENEAKPVKSENTSGSKNTVTPKAVSQQPSSKTGSTPSGPVTEDEIRAVLLQKGPVTTQDLVAKFKSRLKTKEDKDAFAAILRRISKIQKTSGSNYVVLRDR from the exons ATGTCGATAGATTTGATACTGAAGCCGTCGTGCAGCGGCTGCGGGTCCACGGCGGAGCTGTACGGCAGCACGTGCAAGCACTTGACCTTGTGCGTTACCTGTGGGAAGACCATGGCTGAGAATCGCGCTAAGTGCTACGAGTGCGGAACCCCCATCACTCGCTTGATCCGC GAATATAACGTACGAGCTTGTTCTAGTAATGACAAAAACTACTTCATCGGCAGATTCATTACTGGTTTACCAAACTTTTCCAAGAAGAAAAGTGAGAATAAGTGGTCTTTGCAGAAAGAAGGCTTGATGGGGCGCCAAGTTACTGATACCTTGCGG GAGAAGTACAAGAATAAGCCTTGGCTGCTGGAAGATGAAACGGGGACTCAGTACCACGGTCAACTTGAGGGTGCACAATCAGCCACCTATTATCTCCTGATGCTTCAAGGAAGAGAATTTGTTGCCATTCCTGCGGGTTCATG GTACAATTTCAACAAAGTTGCACAATATAAACAACTTACTCTTGAAGAAGCAGAAGAGAAGATGAAAAATAGAAGGAAAACTGCAGATGGGTATCAGCGGTGGATGATGAAAGCAGCAAATAATGGACCAGCCGCATTTGGTGAAGTTGAAAAAATTGATGACAAGGAAGCTGGAGCTGGCGGTGGAAGGGGACGCAAGAAAGCGGGGGGTGATGATGAAGAGGCCAATGCATCAGATAGGGGTGAGGAAGATGAAGAGGAAGAGGCTGCAAGAAAAAATAGGCTGGGTCTCAATCAAAAAGgtggtgatgatgatgaagaaggtCCAAGAGGAGGTGATCTTGatcttgatgatgatgatattgaaaAAG GTGATGATTGGGAGCATGAAGAAATCTTTACCGATGATGATGAAACTTGTTATACAGAGGAACGTGAAGAATTGGCCCCTGAAATTCCTGCTCCTCCTGAAATTAAGCAG gatgatgaggatgaggaaGAAGGTGATGAAGAGGAGGGGGGAGGGCTAAGCAAATCTGGAAAGGAGTTGAAGAAATTGCTTGGCCGAGCTAATGGGCTGAATGACTCAGATGCAGAAgacgaagatgatgatgatgacgat ATGGAAGATGATATTTCTCCTGTGTTAGcaccaaaacaaaaggaaactcTTAAAGAAGAACCAACTGAGAACATCAGTCCACTAAAATCAGCTGCTCCTGGACCTTCTCGGGGAACTCCTCCTACTTCAAAGTCGgcaaaggggaaaagaaaaagtaatgGTGAAGAAGTGAAAGCGGCAAATGGGACACCTCTTAAAAAAGTCAAATCCGAAAAT gAAGCAAAGCCTGTTAAAAGTGAAAATACTTCTGGCTCGAAGAATACTGTGACTCCAAAAGCTGTATCGCAACAGCCATCTTCAAAAACAGGGTCAACTCCTTCTGGTCCAGTCACTGAAGATGAGATTAGGGCTGTTTTATTGCAGAAGGGGCCAGTGACTACTCAGGATCTTGTTGCCAAATTTAAATCTAGACTCAAAACGAAAGAG GACAAGGATGCCTTCGCAGCTATATTAAGGAGGATTTCCAAGATACAGAAGACAAGCGGGTCAAACTATGTAGTGCTGAGGGATAGgtga
- the LOC113708646 gene encoding transcription initiation factor IIF subunit alpha-like isoform X2 produces MSIDLILKPSCSGCGSTAELYGSTCKHLTLCVTCGKTMAENRAKCYECGTPITRLIREKYKNKPWLLEDETGTQYHGQLEGAQSATYYLLMLQGREFVAIPAGSWYNFNKVAQYKQLTLEEAEEKMKNRRKTADGYQRWMMKAANNGPAAFGEVEKIDDKEAGAGGGRGRKKAGGDDEEANASDRGEEDEEEEAARKNRLGLNQKGGDDDEEGPRGGDLDLDDDDIEKGDDWEHEEIFTDDDETCYTEEREELAPEIPAPPEIKQDDEDEEEGDEEEGGGLSKSGKELKKLLGRANGLNDSDAEDEDDDDDDMEDDISPVLAPKQKETLKEEPTENISPLKSAAPGPSRGTPPTSKSAKGKRKSNGEEVKAANGTPLKKVKSENEAKPVKSENTSGSKNTVTPKAVSQQPSSKTGSTPSGPVTEDEIRAVLLQKGPVTTQDLVAKFKSRLKTKEDKDAFAAILRRISKIQKTSGSNYVVLRDR; encoded by the exons ATGTCGATAGATTTGATACTGAAGCCGTCGTGCAGCGGCTGCGGGTCCACGGCGGAGCTGTACGGCAGCACGTGCAAGCACTTGACCTTGTGCGTTACCTGTGGGAAGACCATGGCTGAGAATCGCGCTAAGTGCTACGAGTGCGGAACCCCCATCACTCGCTTGATCCGC GAGAAGTACAAGAATAAGCCTTGGCTGCTGGAAGATGAAACGGGGACTCAGTACCACGGTCAACTTGAGGGTGCACAATCAGCCACCTATTATCTCCTGATGCTTCAAGGAAGAGAATTTGTTGCCATTCCTGCGGGTTCATG GTACAATTTCAACAAAGTTGCACAATATAAACAACTTACTCTTGAAGAAGCAGAAGAGAAGATGAAAAATAGAAGGAAAACTGCAGATGGGTATCAGCGGTGGATGATGAAAGCAGCAAATAATGGACCAGCCGCATTTGGTGAAGTTGAAAAAATTGATGACAAGGAAGCTGGAGCTGGCGGTGGAAGGGGACGCAAGAAAGCGGGGGGTGATGATGAAGAGGCCAATGCATCAGATAGGGGTGAGGAAGATGAAGAGGAAGAGGCTGCAAGAAAAAATAGGCTGGGTCTCAATCAAAAAGgtggtgatgatgatgaagaaggtCCAAGAGGAGGTGATCTTGatcttgatgatgatgatattgaaaAAG GTGATGATTGGGAGCATGAAGAAATCTTTACCGATGATGATGAAACTTGTTATACAGAGGAACGTGAAGAATTGGCCCCTGAAATTCCTGCTCCTCCTGAAATTAAGCAG gatgatgaggatgaggaaGAAGGTGATGAAGAGGAGGGGGGAGGGCTAAGCAAATCTGGAAAGGAGTTGAAGAAATTGCTTGGCCGAGCTAATGGGCTGAATGACTCAGATGCAGAAgacgaagatgatgatgatgacgat ATGGAAGATGATATTTCTCCTGTGTTAGcaccaaaacaaaaggaaactcTTAAAGAAGAACCAACTGAGAACATCAGTCCACTAAAATCAGCTGCTCCTGGACCTTCTCGGGGAACTCCTCCTACTTCAAAGTCGgcaaaggggaaaagaaaaagtaatgGTGAAGAAGTGAAAGCGGCAAATGGGACACCTCTTAAAAAAGTCAAATCCGAAAAT gAAGCAAAGCCTGTTAAAAGTGAAAATACTTCTGGCTCGAAGAATACTGTGACTCCAAAAGCTGTATCGCAACAGCCATCTTCAAAAACAGGGTCAACTCCTTCTGGTCCAGTCACTGAAGATGAGATTAGGGCTGTTTTATTGCAGAAGGGGCCAGTGACTACTCAGGATCTTGTTGCCAAATTTAAATCTAGACTCAAAACGAAAGAG GACAAGGATGCCTTCGCAGCTATATTAAGGAGGATTTCCAAGATACAGAAGACAAGCGGGTCAAACTATGTAGTGCTGAGGGATAGgtga